In Colletotrichum lupini chromosome 6, complete sequence, a single window of DNA contains:
- a CDS encoding helix-loop-helix DNA-binding domain-containing protein, with protein sequence MPRPTLLPTPASSTDIKGQDGSKDLASLQLSFELPPPAIVQDASRVSPKDTRRTSPANTNSFQPISHPHVNANKPYPVQPSETVKSRRRSSAAQKTAAAASNESFALPPPPTRSRKIIQMKPRAQQQNEAEAEAKAKDKDAPSAAAGAKSAAAGPGKAGSAAANGSSSSSASTAQGKKKAPSATSAAGRKIARKTAHSLIERRRRSKMNEEFAVLKGMIPACTGEMHKLAILQASIEYVRYLEDCVSKLKAQRDASEARSPAESGLQTPSGGGSRAEPWGQIPQFVPRYQEDPDDVEMTDSEAPSPTFPPMQQQQQQQQQYSQQPQQQQQLPHTRSQQPSVSPALLPQDSRHRHDSYSSVSTDHPRHNSYSYSTSTTTSPAFGPQAYGGGYGSLSALTSPALAPQRDRDLDHEATAALLMLNSDRRGTVGEASGSGAGAGAGGIANPTRGAGRGMSVRDLLST encoded by the exons ATGCCGCGTCCAACGTTATTACCCACGCCCGCGTCCTCCACGGACATAAAGGGCCAAGACGGCTCCAAGGACCTCGCCTCCCTCCAGCTATCCTTTGAACTGCCGCCGCCAGCAATCGTCCAGGACGCCTCGAGGGTCTCCCCAAAAGACACGAGAAGGACGTCGCCGGCCAACACCAACAGCTTTCAGCCCATTTCGCATCCCCACGTCAACGCGAACAAGCCGTACCCGGTCCAGCCCAGCGAGACCGTGAAGTCTCGCCGGCGCTCTTCGGCTGCCCAAAAGACGGCGGCCGCTGCTTCCAACGAGAGCTTcgcgctgccgccgccgccgaccaGGTCACGCAAGATTATCCAGATGAAGCCGCGCGCTCAACAGCAGAAcgaggccgaggccgaggccaAGGCCAAGGATAAGGACGCCCCGTCGGCGGCTGCCGGTGCCAAGTCCGCAGCTGCGGGTCCGGGGAAGGCTggctcggcggcggcgaatgGGTCGTCCTCATCCTCCGCTTCCACGGCGCAGGGCAAGAAGAAGGCGCCGTCGGCGACGAGCGCGGCGGGACGCAAGATTGCGAGGAAGACGGCGCACAGCTTGATCGAGCGGCGCCGGAGATCGAAAATGAATGAGGAGTTCGCCGTGCTCAAGGGCATGATTCCGGCTTGCACCGGGGAAATGCACAAGCTGGCAATCTTACAG GCATCAATCGAGTACGTGAGGTACCTCGAAGACTGCGTCTCCAAGCTCAAAGCCCAACGCGACGCCTCCGAGGCCCGTTCACCCGCCGAGTCCGGCCTGCAGACGCCTTCCGGCGGGGGCAGCCGCGCCGAGCCGTGGGGCCAAATCCCGCAATTCGTGCCGCGATACCAAGAAGATCCGGACGATGTGGAGATGACCGACTCCGAGGCCCCGTCGCCCACTTTTCCGCCtatgcagcagcagcagcagcagcaacagcaataCTCGCAACAACcacaacagcaacagcaacttCCTCATACCCGCTCTCAGCAGCCGTCCGTATCGCCCGCCCTCTTACCGCAGGACTCGAGGCACCGCCACGACTCCTACTCGTCCGTCTCGACGGACCACCCGCGCCATAATAGCTACAGCTACAGCACTTCGACGACGACATCACCCGCGTTTGGGCCGCAGGCTTACGGCGGCGGGTACGGCAGCCTTTCGGCGCTGACGAGTCCCGCGCTGGCGCCGCAGCGGGATCGCGATCTGGACCACGAGGCGACGGCTGCATTGTTGATGCTGAATAGCGATCGGAGGGGGACGGTTGGGGAGGCGAGTGGCAgcggtgctggtgctggtgctggtggcATTGCGAATCCGACGAGAGGTGCTGGGCGGGGCATGTCGGTTCGGGATCTGCTCAGTACTTGA
- a CDS encoding U6 snRNA-associated Sm-like protein LSm6, giving the protein MENGNISQGEGKDPSSFLSNIIGNPVTVKLNSGVVYKGELQSVDGYMNIALEKTEEYVNGTKRRSYGDAFVRGNNVMYISADS; this is encoded by the exons ATGGAGAACGGAAACATCAGCCAGGGCGAGGGCAAGGACCCCTCCAGCTTCCTCAGCAATATCATCGGCAACCCCGTCACGGTGAAGCTCAATTCGGGCGTCGTCTACAAGG GTGAGCTTCAGTCCGTTGATGGCTACATGAACATCGCCCTGGAGAAGACGGAGGAGTACGTCAACGGCACCAAGAGGCGGTCATACGGCGACGCATTTGTGAGAGGAAACAACG TCATGTACATTTCGGCAGACTCTTAG